DNA from Fortiea contorta PCC 7126:
GAAATAAGGCTTTATCAATTACTTCTGGCACTCGTTGAACGGCGAAGCGGTATACTTCTTTGCCGTTCATGGTGATAGGCTGGTAAGTTCCTTGACCGATGTTGACGCCGGGTAGTAGTTCTTGGGAGGAGGGTTGATAGGCAAGATTGAGGTAATGGTTTTGAGTGCCATCGCTTTTAAGTGTAAATCCTAATAAGCGATCGCTCTCGTTAGCTTGCAATACTACTGCCCCAGCACCATCACCGAACAGTACACAAGTCCTGCGGTCTTGCCAATCTACCCAACGGGAGAGGATATCTGCTCCGATCAACAGTACATTTTGATATACTCCTGTTCTGATGTATTGGGCTGCTGTGACTAGTCCAAATACGAAGCCGGAGCAGGCAGCTGTCAAATCAAAGGCTACTGCTTTGGTTGCTCCCAATTGCGCCTGAATTTGACAAGCACTACCAAATAAGTCATCTGGGCTGGAGGTGGCGAGAATAATTAAGTCTATGTCTGCTGGCGTGATCCCGGCAGAAGAGATCGCCTGCATACTCGCTTTCGCCCCCAAATTGCTTAATGACTCGCTCGGCATTGCTAAACGCCGTTGACAAATTCCTGTCCTTGTGGTTATCCACTCATCTGATGTTTCCACCAATGTGCTGAGTGTCTGGTTGTCTAGGGAAGTTTCTGGTAGAGCGGAACCACTTCCTGTAATTGCTATGCCTAATTTTTGCACTCCTACCCTCACTCGCTATCAGCGTTGTTTCTTTGTTATTTGTCAAAAGTCATTTGTCATTTGCGAGAAAACAAATGACAAATGATTAATGGTTAACTACTCTCACGCTGTAGGGTTTGATCTGGGGATTGAATGCGTTGCAAAACCTGATTATCTACAGCTTCTTTTGCCATACGAATAGCATTAAAAATTGAGGGTGCTTGTGAGCTACCATGACCAATAAAACAAATGCCAGCAACACCTAAAAGCAAAGCACCGCCGTGCTCTGCGTGATCCATTCGCTGTTTAATGCGCTTCAGGTTAGGTTTTAAGAGTGCTGTACCAATTTGACCGTGCAATCCTTGGGGTAATTCTTCCCGCAAGATTTGCAAAATCACTTGTCCCACGGCTTCGGCAAACTTCAATAAAACATTGCCTGCAAAACCATCACAGACAATCACATCAAAGTTGCCTGAAAGCACATCACGGCCTTCAGCATTCCCAATAAAATTAATTTGAGAATTTTCCTTTAGCAATTGGTGAGCGCGCACTGCGGCATCATTGCCTTTAGATTCTTCTTCACCGATATTTAATAAACCAACCTTGGGGTCGTTTGTACCCAGTACATACTGACTATAAACCGACCCCATGATGGCAAATTGTTCTAAAAACTTAGGACGGCAGTCAACATTTGCACCGACATCGAGTATGATTACTGGTTTGCCTGCAATAATTGTTGGGAAGACTGCCCCAATTGCCGGACGATCAATTCCCGGTAATCTGCCCAAGCGGAGTAAAGCCGATGCCATTGCTGCCCCTGAATGTCCGGCAGAAAAGACTGCATCTGCTTGTTGCTGCTTAACTAAATCCATTGCTACGTTGATGGAAGCTTTGGGTTTCCGCCTAATGGCAGTTAAAGGCTCCTCATCCATAGCGATCGCATCCTCTGCAGGTACGATCTCCAGCTGCCCTAAATTAGTTTTTGGTGGTAGGGCAGCTTCTATTTGTTGGGGATCACCCACCAATAAAACTTTTACACCCAATTCTTCCCGTGCTCGCAGTGCGCCAGCAACGATTTCACCGGGTGCATGATCCCCTCCCATTGCGTCAATTGCGATCCGTACGCAAGTCGATCCCATTGCTTAGAGCTTCTAGAAACATTACAAATTTTACCAGATGGCTTTACCCAAAAATCGCCACTTTTAAATTATGGGGCATTGGGGAGTGTGGGAGATGGGGAGGTGGGGAGATGGGGAGTGTGGGAGATGGGGAGGTGGGGAGATGGGGAGGTGGGGAGTGTGGGAGGTGTGGGAGGTGTGGGAGGTGTGGGAGGTGTGGGAGGTGGAGGAAGCTTTGGGTTCTGAGCAGGATATTTTGAGTTTTGAAATTCAAGTTTCAGGCTAAAAGGCTGACGATTCGAGTTCAAAGGCTGACGATTCGAGTTCAAAGGCTGACGATTCGAGTTCAAAGGCTGACGCTTCGAGTTCAAAGGCTCACACTTGAGGTTCAAAGGCTCACACTTGAGGTTCAAAGGCTCACACTTGAGGTTCAAAGGCTGACGATTCGAGTTCAAAGGCTCACACTTGAGGTTCAAAGGCTGACGCTTGAGGTTCAAAGGCTGACGCTTGAGGTTCAAAGGCTGACGCTTGAGGTTCAAAGGCTCACGCTTGAGGTTCAAAGGCTCAAAATTTACTCCCCATCACCCCATCACCCCATCACCCCATCACCCCATCACCCCATCACCCCATCACCCCATCACCCCATCACCCCACACTCCCCACACTCACTATTCCACTGGACTCAATACCCAGTTAACCAAAGTCCGCACGCCGAAACCTGTTGCGCCTGAATTGTTGTAGCCGTTTTCTTTATCTGCCCACACTGGCCCGGCAATGTCTAAATGTGCCCAGGGGGTGTCTTTGACAAATTGTTTGAGGAAAAGAGCAGCTGTAATTGAACCACCGGCACGAGGGCCTGTGTTTTTCATGTCGGCTAGTCCGGATTTCAGCCCCTCAAAATATTTTTCTTCCATCGGCATTCGCCAAATCTTTTCGCCTGAGCTTTGGGCTGCTTTTTCTAGCTGGGAGGCGACAGCATCATCAGGGGTAAATAATCCTGCCATGTCTTCACCCAAGGCGACAACACAAGCGCCTGTCAAGGTGGCTAAGTCTACGATCGCATCTAATCCCAATTTATCAGCAAATACTAAAGCATCTGCTAAAGTCAAACGTCCTTCAGCATCCGTGTTGTTGACTTCGATGGTTTTGCCGTTGGATGCTTTGAGGATGTCTCCTGGGTGCATGGCTTTACCACTGATCATGTTCTCAGTGGCGGCTGAAATAAAGTGTACCTCAGCGTCGGGTTTAATTTGGGCGATCGCTTTGGCTGCACCTAATGTCGCCGCAGCACCACCCATATCAATTTTCATGGTTTCAATCCCGCTACCAGCACCTTTAATATTGAGTCCGCCGGAGTCGAAGGTTAAACCTTTACCAATAATTGCTAGCTTGCGTGTGGGTGTGCCGTTTGGTTTGTAGGTTAAATGAATAAATTTAGGTGGTAAGTCTGATGCTTGGGCGACTCCCAAAAATGCGCCCATACCTAGTTTTTCGCAGTCTTCTCGTTCCAGGATTTCTAGTTGTAAGCCGTGTTCGTTAGCGATCGCTTGAGCTGTTTCGGCTAAAGTAATTGGTGTGACTTCATTTGCTGGGGCTGCTACCAACTGCCGAGCTAAAATTACTCCAGAAACGACTTGATCAGCGCGAGTAATCGCCGCTTCTTGTCCAGATAACCCCAGTAAATCTACGGTTTCTAATTGTGTTCCTTTATCTTCAGGTTCTGATTTAAACCGAATATCTTGGTAGAGTGCTAATTGTATACCTTCAGCGATCGCTTGAGCTGCTGCATCCGCTTGATGATTCCCCAGAGGTAAACTCAGCCCTAGAGTTTTGCTCTTTAGCTTTTTCCCTACCCTAGCCACAGTAGCCGCCGTACGTCGTAAGGTATCTAGTTTCAAAGCTTCTGTTTTACCTAAACCGACTAAAA
Protein-coding regions in this window:
- a CDS encoding leucyl aminopeptidase, which produces MIIRPSDTPLLEWAGDTLAIGLFEDAVELTGELATLDERLAGVLKELIAEEEFKGKANSSIFTRVAAGSLIKKVILVGLGKTEALKLDTLRRTAATVARVGKKLKSKTLGLSLPLGNHQADAAAQAIAEGIQLALYQDIRFKSEPEDKGTQLETVDLLGLSGQEAAITRADQVVSGVILARQLVAAPANEVTPITLAETAQAIANEHGLQLEILEREDCEKLGMGAFLGVAQASDLPPKFIHLTYKPNGTPTRKLAIIGKGLTFDSGGLNIKGAGSGIETMKIDMGGAAATLGAAKAIAQIKPDAEVHFISAATENMISGKAMHPGDILKASNGKTIEVNNTDAEGRLTLADALVFADKLGLDAIVDLATLTGACVVALGEDMAGLFTPDDAVASQLEKAAQSSGEKIWRMPMEEKYFEGLKSGLADMKNTGPRAGGSITAALFLKQFVKDTPWAHLDIAGPVWADKENGYNNSGATGFGVRTLVNWVLSPVE
- the plsX gene encoding phosphate acyltransferase PlsX; the encoded protein is MGSTCVRIAIDAMGGDHAPGEIVAGALRAREELGVKVLLVGDPQQIEAALPPKTNLGQLEIVPAEDAIAMDEEPLTAIRRKPKASINVAMDLVKQQQADAVFSAGHSGAAMASALLRLGRLPGIDRPAIGAVFPTIIAGKPVIILDVGANVDCRPKFLEQFAIMGSVYSQYVLGTNDPKVGLLNIGEEESKGNDAAVRAHQLLKENSQINFIGNAEGRDVLSGNFDVIVCDGFAGNVLLKFAEAVGQVILQILREELPQGLHGQIGTALLKPNLKRIKQRMDHAEHGGALLLGVAGICFIGHGSSQAPSIFNAIRMAKEAVDNQVLQRIQSPDQTLQRESS
- a CDS encoding beta-ketoacyl-ACP synthase III; its protein translation is MQKLGIAITGSGSALPETSLDNQTLSTLVETSDEWITTRTGICQRRLAMPSESLSNLGAKASMQAISSAGITPADIDLIILATSSPDDLFGSACQIQAQLGATKAVAFDLTAACSGFVFGLVTAAQYIRTGVYQNVLLIGADILSRWVDWQDRRTCVLFGDGAGAVVLQANESDRLLGFTLKSDGTQNHYLNLAYQPSSQELLPGVNIGQGTYQPITMNGKEVYRFAVQRVPEVIDKALFQANLTVDQIDWLLLHQANQRILDAVAQRLNIPQHKVISNLANYGNTSAASIPIALDEAVRQGTIQPHDTIAAAGFGAGLTWGAAIFQWGR